From the genome of Mycoplasma anserisalpingitidis, one region includes:
- a CDS encoding ABC transporter ATP-binding protein, giving the protein MWKMFKMLPKKIKFFFFVGIFLILLNVIISLILPGFISQYVVLAVSSSDAKIVSLKVFNKFIVATGTRSEMLTELTIISVILILLAFLTSFLSIAITTWGGERSSEFFRNKIFNKIQHLSLHDINKVTPESLITRISNDVAIFWELLISATNALIRAPLLIVGGIIFTIITDPKLSLSIFLYLPILIIVLIVMIKINNPLLVKNQITIDKITKEVEENILGARLIKTFNLKEKQMDKFTHQNNKWLKFQTKINNVFAIGHPVFFALINLVAVAIYSLTANTLFNSTNPDVQELANINVFLEYIFTISLGIVLFSTFLFVFFRARVSCGRINEVLDFKNQDLKVENGLSIESTVENQNGLSVQFKNFNYKYFNDSEEYALYDINIDLKSGETLGIIGPTGSGKSSLANLLINNYKYDTKVNGHILVDNKEVNRINTTDLHKNIGIVYQDALLYSGTIKSNLLFAKLDATEEEISKALFNSCAIDFVQTFEDRSDHIVEQRAKNLSGGQKQRLSIARTLINDPKVLILDDSTSALDNITTKKLLNNIKENYNCTTIIISQKISSIKHADQIIVLEKGKMTGHGTHEELIKSNEWYKNTFTNQLEQ; this is encoded by the coding sequence ATGTGAAAAATGTTTAAAATGCTTCCAAAGAAGATTAAGTTTTTCTTCTTCGTTGGAATATTTTTAATTTTGCTTAATGTTATTATAAGTTTAATCTTACCTGGTTTTATTTCACAATATGTTGTTTTAGCGGTAAGTTCAAGTGATGCAAAAATTGTTTCACTTAAAGTTTTTAATAAATTTATAGTAGCCACAGGAACTAGAAGTGAAATGTTAACTGAATTAACAATAATTTCAGTAATATTAATTCTTTTAGCATTTTTAACTTCATTTTTAAGTATTGCAATTACTACTTGAGGTGGTGAAAGAAGCAGTGAATTTTTTAGAAACAAAATTTTTAATAAAATTCAACATCTTTCATTACATGATATTAATAAGGTTACTCCTGAGAGTTTAATTACTAGAATTTCAAATGATGTTGCTATTTTCTGAGAATTACTTATTAGTGCTACAAACGCTTTAATTAGAGCACCATTACTTATTGTTGGTGGGATAATTTTTACTATTATTACCGATCCAAAATTATCTTTATCTATATTTTTATACTTACCAATTTTAATTATTGTTTTGATTGTAATGATTAAAATTAATAATCCATTATTAGTTAAAAACCAAATTACTATCGACAAAATCACTAAAGAAGTTGAAGAAAATATTCTTGGTGCTAGATTAATTAAAACATTTAATCTTAAAGAAAAACAAATGGACAAATTTACTCATCAAAACAATAAATGATTGAAATTCCAAACTAAAATTAACAATGTTTTTGCTATTGGACATCCAGTTTTCTTTGCGTTAATTAACCTTGTTGCAGTCGCTATTTATTCACTAACTGCTAACACACTTTTTAACAGTACTAATCCAGATGTGCAAGAATTGGCAAACATTAATGTATTTTTAGAATATATTTTTACTATTTCTTTAGGTATTGTGCTTTTTAGTACTTTCTTATTTGTGTTTTTTAGAGCTAGAGTTAGTTGTGGAAGAATTAATGAAGTTTTAGACTTTAAGAATCAAGATCTTAAAGTTGAAAATGGTCTCTCAATTGAAAGTACTGTTGAAAATCAAAATGGTCTTTCAGTACAATTTAAGAATTTTAATTATAAATATTTTAATGATTCTGAAGAATATGCCTTATATGACATTAATATTGATCTTAAATCAGGTGAAACTCTTGGAATTATAGGTCCAACTGGTTCAGGAAAAAGTTCATTAGCTAATTTATTAATTAATAATTATAAATACGATACAAAAGTAAATGGACACATATTAGTAGATAACAAAGAAGTAAATCGAATTAATACAACAGATTTACATAAAAATATTGGTATTGTATATCAAGATGCATTGTTGTATTCAGGAACAATTAAAAGTAATTTACTTTTTGCTAAACTTGATGCAACTGAAGAAGAAATAAGCAAGGCATTATTTAACTCTTGTGCCATAGATTTTGTGCAAACTTTTGAAGACAGAAGCGATCATATAGTCGAACAACGTGCTAAAAATTTAAGTGGTGGGCAAAAACAAAGACTATCAATTGCTCGTACACTAATAAATGATCCTAAAGTCCTAATTTTAGATGACTCAACAAGTGCGCTTGATAATATAACAACTAAAAAACTATTAAATAATATTAAAGAAAATTATAACTGTACAACTATTATAATTAGTCAAAAAATTAGTTCTATTAAACATGCTGATCAAATTATCGTTCTTGAAAAAGGAAAAATGACTGGTCACGGAACACATGAAGAACTTATCAAAAGCAATGAATGATACAAAAATACCTTCACAAACCAATTAGAACAATAA
- a CDS encoding ABC transporter ATP-binding protein, giving the protein MRNSEFILNKKGKNKEFSAYKVFKQLLSYVQNERKRLIFGIFCSLFNAVFYVLGSIYIGYVFRNYFEVIFTNSDPNYAIANFDVFHFCIDLIILGGAFILYGIFRYIESVIYIRISYNQATRMRQEVMEKLIKMPISYYDKQKAGDLISTMINDINNVSNTLMNTLNQFFSSFFNVVISICIMFMISSVLTLIAVPMSLILFGLSLLVIRRAQPYFVKVQDCFGKMNAFVEENIANIKVTNSFDREKLVFDQFKLITQEIKRTAYKGDLTARSVDPWFGFTSYFVNLAVSAIAVAFYFAKIKVYGMSYFGANADGTASGGLIITFVALNWNFMGPFNTLLNINFSLQVGIASSNRIFKLLNLNPNKDHTEDIFLEKINGEIEFKNVFFRYSKKSKKYQLNDASFTVKPGQTVAIVGPTGAGKTTIVNLLSKFYDYESGSITVDSHELRHIDTENLRNLVSVVLQDSFLFNDTIKWNLTMGNEKITDEEIKEAAKLTGAEHFINQFPNKYETKIENNGTNLSQGQRQLLNITRAILANRNMLILDEATSNVDSQTEKVIQNSLLKLMENKTSFIIAHRLSTIKNADMILVVDNGYIIERGTHKELLNRKGFYYNLYSSSFK; this is encoded by the coding sequence ATGCGTAATAGTGAATTTATTCTTAATAAAAAAGGCAAAAATAAAGAATTTTCAGCTTATAAAGTTTTTAAGCAATTATTAAGTTATGTTCAAAATGAAAGAAAACGTTTAATTTTTGGTATATTTTGTTCATTGTTCAATGCGGTTTTCTATGTTTTAGGAAGTATCTACATCGGTTATGTTTTTAGAAATTATTTTGAAGTAATTTTTACTAATTCTGATCCAAACTACGCTATTGCTAATTTTGATGTGTTTCACTTTTGTATTGACTTAATTATTCTTGGTGGTGCTTTTATTCTCTATGGTATTTTTAGATATATTGAGAGTGTTATATATATAAGAATTTCATATAATCAAGCAACCAGAATGCGTCAAGAAGTTATGGAAAAATTAATTAAAATGCCTATTTCATACTATGATAAGCAAAAAGCTGGTGATTTAATTTCTACAATGATTAATGACATTAATAATGTTTCTAATACCTTGATGAATACCTTAAATCAATTCTTTTCTAGCTTTTTTAATGTAGTAATTTCGATTTGCATAATGTTTATGATCTCTTCGGTATTAACGCTAATTGCTGTACCAATGTCACTTATTTTATTTGGCCTATCTCTTTTAGTTATTAGACGTGCACAACCGTACTTTGTAAAGGTTCAAGACTGTTTTGGTAAAATGAATGCTTTTGTCGAAGAAAATATAGCTAATATTAAAGTTACAAATTCATTTGATAGAGAAAAATTAGTTTTTGATCAATTCAAGTTAATAACTCAAGAAATTAAAAGGACTGCTTATAAAGGTGATCTTACTGCACGTTCAGTTGATCCTTGATTTGGTTTTACATCATACTTTGTCAATTTAGCTGTTTCAGCAATTGCAGTTGCATTCTATTTTGCAAAAATTAAAGTTTATGGAATGAGTTATTTCGGAGCAAACGCTGATGGAACAGCTAGTGGTGGATTAATCATTACATTTGTTGCATTAAATTGAAATTTCATGGGACCATTTAATACATTATTAAACATTAACTTTTCACTTCAAGTTGGTATTGCTTCATCGAATAGAATTTTTAAATTATTAAATCTTAATCCAAACAAAGATCACACTGAAGATATTTTCTTAGAAAAAATAAATGGTGAAATTGAATTTAAAAACGTATTTTTTAGATACAGTAAAAAATCTAAGAAATATCAACTCAATGATGCTAGTTTTACCGTCAAACCAGGTCAAACTGTCGCTATAGTTGGACCTACCGGAGCTGGAAAAACAACAATAGTTAACTTACTAAGCAAATTCTATGATTATGAATCAGGTTCAATTACTGTAGATTCACATGAATTAAGACATATTGATACTGAAAATTTAAGAAATTTAGTTTCAGTAGTATTACAAGATTCATTTTTATTTAATGACACAATTAAATGAAATCTAACAATGGGTAATGAAAAAATAACTGATGAAGAAATCAAAGAAGCGGCTAAATTAACCGGAGCTGAACACTTTATTAATCAATTCCCAAATAAATATGAAACAAAAATTGAAAATAATGGAACTAATCTAAGTCAAGGTCAAAGACAATTACTAAATATTACTAGAGCAATTTTAGCTAATAGAAACATGTTGATTTTGGATGAAGCTACGTCAAACGTTGACTCTCAAACTGAAAAAGTTATTCAAAATTCATTATTGAAGTTGATGGAAAATAAAACAAGTTTTATTATTGCTCACAGACTCTCTACAATAAAAAATGCTGATATGATTTTAGTTGTTGACAATGGATATATCATCGAGAGAGGAACTCACAAAGAGTTATTAAATCGAAAAGGTTTCTACTATAATTTATATAGTTCAAGCTTTAAATAA